A region from the Benincasa hispida cultivar B227 chromosome 12, ASM972705v1, whole genome shotgun sequence genome encodes:
- the LOC120068449 gene encoding uncharacterized protein LOC120068449, protein MGTMKLCLFLLLVAAVSPLSFAYSDWTHAYGAPEYAFWGSSTPTATIEDNRRLLFQYGFAYKYPRNRYLSYEALRKNNVPCGHRGRSYYDCNQHQKANPYRRGCTAITGCARFTD, encoded by the coding sequence ATGGGAACCATGAAGCTCTGCCTATTTCTCCTCCTCGTCGCCGCCGTCTCCCCTCTTTCCTTTGCCTATTCCGACTGGACTCACGCTTATGGTGCCCCCGAATATGCTTTCTGGGGCTCATCCACACCTACGGCAACGATCGAAGACAACCGACGGCTACTTTTTCAATATGGATTTGCTTATAAATACCCAAGAAACAGGTATTTGAGCTACGAGGCACTCAGGAAGAACAATGTCCCATGCGGCCATCGTGGTAGATCTTACTATGACTGTAATCAGCATCAGAAGGCTAACCCTTATCGTCGTGGCTGTACCGCCATCACCGGTTGCGCTCGATTCAccgattaa